A part of Pseudomonas lutea genomic DNA contains:
- a CDS encoding YgjP-like metallopeptidase domain-containing protein has protein sequence MTVTLPIELKYLQAYPEGLQDQVRQLIAQNRLADYLQQRYPERHEVQSDKALYAYALALKQTYLRNAPNIDKVLFDNRLDLTHRALGLHTTVSRVQGGKLKAKKEIRVAALFKEAAPQFLKMIVVHELAHFKEAEHNKAFYQLCEHMQPGYHQLEFDLRIYLTWRDMQTALR, from the coding sequence ATGACCGTCACGCTTCCCATTGAGCTCAAATACCTGCAGGCCTATCCCGAAGGCTTGCAGGATCAGGTGCGCCAGCTGATTGCGCAGAATCGCCTTGCCGATTACCTGCAGCAGCGCTACCCGGAGCGCCATGAGGTGCAGAGCGACAAGGCGCTTTACGCCTATGCGCTGGCGCTCAAGCAGACGTATCTGCGCAATGCGCCGAACATCGATAAAGTCTTGTTCGACAACCGTCTGGACCTGACCCATCGAGCGTTGGGACTGCACACCACGGTGTCGCGGGTGCAGGGCGGCAAGCTCAAGGCGAAGAAGGAAATCCGCGTGGCGGCGTTGTTCAAGGAAGCTGCACCGCAATTTCTGAAAATGATCGTGGTTCACGAACTCGCACATTTCAAAGAGGCAGAGCACAACAAGGCTTTTTATCAACTGTGCGAGCACATGCAGCCGGGCTACCACCAGTTGGAATTCGACCTGCGTATCTACCTGACCTGGCGTGACATGCAGACCGCCTTGCGCTGA
- a CDS encoding putative bifunctional diguanylate cyclase/phosphodiesterase yields the protein MECVQSPPSSGKSVLLVVDDYPENLVTMCAVLQRQDREIITASGGMEALSILLDRDVDLVLLDVQMPDMDGFEVARLMRGSQRTRLTPIIFLTANEQSRDSVHRGYASGAVDYLFKPFDPNILRPKVQALLEQQHNRRALQKLSRELESARAFNASVLANVAEGILVVTEDGIISFANPAICRLLGMTDGELRGTELRTYLQEPSVGEWTDSGFYHHYRRADTYRVHDAVMRTPEGRQVPVALSCAPLPAEQRAMVLSVLDMSVVRDLYRQLEHQAVTDSLTGLLNRRGFYQTVEGMLLRNEHAGKYLVVLYLDLDGFKEVNDSLGHDAGDQVLQWVGAQLKDCLRPYDVLARMGGDEFVVVIDGLDFPEHAAKVAEKLIERVSTRRMVDGVEATLGASIGIAVYPDCGTNLDGLLRAADIAMYEAKRAGRQQYRFFDQYMNGRARSRLMLEESVRTAIDGKDFSMVYQPQVNVVTGKTRGFEALLRWHHPDAGDVPSGVFIPLLEETRLINKLGSWIFEQGAAQRKRWGDVFPDDLVMSVSVSPAQFSLPNLAAELQRAMQLHGLQPRQLEVEITEPSLVHNLVHSRQQLQNLHNIGVRVSLDDFGAGDSSLAHLRNLDLDTLKLDRHFIGGMLGSPRDLAVARSIIDLCRMLDIDVIAEGVETVEQYEWLVDNGCQIIQGFLIAHPMPPLEAERFVQPVELPVALQLLGQD from the coding sequence ATGGAATGCGTGCAGTCCCCGCCATCAAGTGGCAAATCAGTATTGTTGGTCGTCGACGATTACCCGGAAAATCTGGTGACCATGTGCGCTGTACTTCAGCGTCAGGACAGGGAAATCATCACCGCCAGCGGAGGCATGGAAGCGCTGAGCATTTTGCTGGACCGGGATGTTGATCTGGTACTGCTCGATGTCCAGATGCCGGACATGGACGGCTTTGAAGTGGCCCGCCTCATGCGCGGCAGCCAGCGAACACGACTGACGCCGATCATCTTTCTCACCGCCAACGAACAATCCCGCGACTCAGTGCACAGGGGCTACGCCAGTGGCGCAGTCGATTACCTGTTCAAGCCGTTCGATCCCAATATTCTCAGGCCCAAGGTCCAGGCGCTTCTGGAGCAGCAGCACAACAGGCGTGCGCTGCAAAAGCTGAGTCGCGAACTGGAGTCGGCGCGGGCGTTCAACGCATCGGTACTGGCGAACGTCGCTGAAGGCATCCTTGTGGTGACGGAGGACGGCATCATCAGCTTCGCCAACCCGGCAATCTGCCGCCTGCTGGGTATGACTGACGGTGAGTTGCGCGGCACCGAGCTGCGTACTTACCTTCAAGAACCCAGCGTGGGCGAATGGACCGATTCCGGGTTCTACCACCACTACCGCCGTGCCGACACTTACCGCGTACACGACGCTGTGATGCGCACGCCGGAGGGGCGCCAGGTGCCGGTCGCGCTGTCCTGCGCGCCACTGCCCGCCGAGCAGCGCGCCATGGTGCTGAGCGTGCTCGACATGTCGGTGGTGCGTGACCTTTATCGTCAGCTCGAGCACCAGGCCGTGACGGACTCCCTGACCGGCCTGCTGAACCGGCGCGGCTTCTATCAGACCGTCGAAGGGATGCTGCTGCGCAACGAACATGCGGGCAAGTATCTGGTGGTGCTGTACCTGGACCTCGACGGCTTCAAGGAAGTGAATGATTCCCTCGGCCACGACGCCGGCGATCAAGTGCTGCAATGGGTGGGCGCGCAGCTGAAAGACTGCCTGCGCCCTTACGACGTGCTTGCGCGCATGGGGGGCGACGAGTTTGTGGTGGTTATCGACGGTCTGGACTTCCCCGAACACGCCGCCAAAGTCGCCGAAAAACTCATCGAGCGGGTGTCTACGCGGCGCATGGTTGACGGTGTAGAAGCGACGCTGGGGGCAAGCATTGGCATTGCCGTGTACCCCGACTGCGGCACCAATCTGGACGGTTTGTTGCGCGCGGCCGACATTGCGATGTACGAAGCCAAGCGGGCGGGACGCCAGCAATACCGATTCTTTGACCAGTACATGAACGGCCGCGCGCGGTCGCGCCTGATGCTTGAAGAAAGCGTTCGTACCGCGATCGACGGTAAAGACTTTTCGATGGTCTACCAGCCGCAAGTCAATGTGGTCACCGGAAAAACCCGAGGCTTCGAGGCCCTGCTGCGCTGGCATCATCCAGACGCGGGCGACGTGCCGTCTGGCGTGTTCATCCCGCTGCTGGAAGAGACGCGCCTGATCAACAAACTGGGCAGCTGGATTTTCGAGCAGGGTGCGGCGCAGCGCAAACGCTGGGGCGATGTGTTTCCCGACGATCTGGTCATGAGTGTGAGCGTAAGCCCTGCGCAATTCAGCCTGCCCAACCTTGCGGCCGAATTACAGCGAGCGATGCAGCTGCATGGTCTGCAACCGCGGCAGCTGGAAGTGGAGATCACCGAGCCATCGCTGGTTCACAATCTGGTCCACAGCCGCCAGCAATTGCAGAACCTGCACAACATCGGCGTGCGCGTATCGCTGGATGACTTTGGCGCCGGCGACAGTTCGCTTGCTCACCTGCGCAACCTCGATCTGGACACCCTCAAACTCGACCGACACTTCATTGGCGGCATGCTCGGGTCGCCCAGGGATCTTGCCGTTGCACGCAGCATTATCGATCTCTGCCGCATGCTGGACATCGACGTGATCGCCGAAGGGGTTGAAACCGTCGAGCAGTACGAATGGCTCGTCGACAACGGCTGTCAGATTATTCAGGGATTTCTGATTGCCCATCCGATGCCGCCGCTCGAAGCCGAGCGTTTCGTGCAGCCCGTGGAATTGCCAGTCGCATTACAGCTGCTGGGGCAGGACTGA
- a CDS encoding polysaccharide lyase family 7 protein — translation MIDLGTWNLSIPVGSPPATVETQQLLNGYDGKYFKSGASNITFWAPVTGTKTANAKYPRTELRETWSNGTLHNWYYQDADNFLNAKLKVLQVPSSGKVVIGQIHVYDSTQPLLKVEYQYKEATHMGNIVAKVRYHPNDKKPRVITVAENVALNETFNYVIHLNKAGLLSVTAHGMAWNDRISATWSKQQLYFKAGVYTQDNTGYTSEGGKTMFFNLDADHNKS, via the coding sequence ATGATTGATTTGGGAACCTGGAATCTGAGCATTCCCGTGGGCTCGCCCCCCGCCACTGTCGAAACGCAACAACTGCTTAACGGGTACGACGGCAAATACTTCAAGTCAGGCGCATCGAATATTACGTTCTGGGCGCCGGTCACCGGAACGAAGACCGCCAACGCGAAATATCCACGTACCGAACTGCGTGAAACCTGGTCCAACGGCACGCTGCATAACTGGTACTACCAGGACGCCGATAACTTCCTCAACGCCAAGCTCAAGGTGCTGCAAGTGCCGTCGTCCGGCAAAGTGGTCATCGGTCAGATCCACGTTTATGACAGCACCCAGCCGCTGTTGAAGGTTGAGTACCAATACAAGGAAGCGACGCACATGGGCAACATCGTTGCCAAGGTCCGCTACCACCCCAACGACAAGAAGCCCCGGGTGATCACCGTTGCTGAAAACGTGGCCCTGAACGAAACCTTCAACTACGTCATCCACCTGAACAAAGCCGGACTGCTCAGCGTGACGGCTCACGGGATGGCCTGGAACGACCGCATCAGCGCCACCTGGAGCAAGCAGCAGCTGTATTTCAAGGCTGGGGTCTACACCCAGGACAACACCGGGTATACCAGCGAGGGCGGCAAGACGATGTTCTTCAACCTGGACGCCGACCACAACAAGAGCTGA
- the putP gene encoding sodium/proline symporter PutP, which yields MSVSNPTLITFVIYIAAMVLIGLMAYRSTNNLSDYILGGRSLGSVVTALSAGASDMSGWLLMGLPGAIYMSGLSESWIAIGLIIGAYLNWLFVAGRLRVQTEHNGDALTLPDYFSSRFEDHSGLLRVISAIVILVFFTIYCASGIVAGARLFESTFGMSYETALWAGAAATIAYTFIGGFLAVSWTDTVQATLMIFALILTPIIVLLATGGVDTTFMAIEAQDPSNFDMLKNTTFIGVISLMGWGLGYFGQPHILARFMAADSVKSIAKARRISMTWMILCLGGTVAVGFFGIAYFSAHPEVAGPVTENHERVFIELAKILFNPWVAGVLLSAILAAVMSTLSCQLLVCSSALTEDFYKAFLRKSASQTELVWVGRAMVLLVALIAIALAANPENRVLGLVSYAWAGFGAAFGPVVLISVIWKGMTRNGALAGILVGAITVVVWKHFELLGLYEIIPGFIFASIAIVVFSAVGRGPTPGMLTRFEAAEKEYRAA from the coding sequence ATGAGTGTCAGCAATCCAACCCTGATCACCTTCGTGATCTACATCGCCGCAATGGTCCTGATCGGGCTCATGGCCTATCGTTCCACCAATAATCTCTCGGACTACATCCTCGGCGGTCGCAGCCTTGGCAGCGTGGTCACGGCGCTCTCTGCGGGTGCTTCAGACATGAGCGGCTGGTTGCTCATGGGCCTGCCGGGTGCCATCTACATGTCGGGGCTGTCGGAAAGCTGGATCGCCATCGGCCTCATCATCGGCGCCTACCTCAACTGGCTATTCGTTGCCGGGCGCCTGCGAGTGCAGACCGAGCACAACGGCGATGCGCTGACCCTCCCGGACTACTTTTCCAGTCGCTTCGAAGACCACAGCGGCTTGCTGCGGGTGATCTCCGCTATCGTCATTCTGGTGTTCTTCACGATCTATTGCGCTTCCGGCATTGTCGCCGGCGCACGGCTCTTCGAAAGCACATTTGGCATGTCCTACGAGACGGCTTTGTGGGCAGGCGCGGCGGCGACCATTGCCTACACCTTCATTGGTGGGTTTCTGGCGGTCAGCTGGACCGATACCGTGCAAGCGACGCTGATGATTTTTGCGCTGATCCTGACGCCGATCATCGTGCTGTTGGCAACAGGCGGAGTCGACACGACATTCATGGCGATTGAAGCTCAGGATCCGAGCAACTTCGACATGCTCAAGAACACCACCTTCATTGGCGTCATCTCGCTGATGGGCTGGGGCCTGGGCTACTTTGGCCAACCGCATATCCTGGCACGCTTCATGGCGGCTGATTCGGTCAAGTCGATTGCCAAGGCCCGTCGCATTTCCATGACCTGGATGATCCTTTGCCTGGGGGGCACTGTTGCCGTGGGCTTCTTCGGGATCGCGTATTTTTCGGCGCACCCGGAAGTCGCGGGTCCTGTCACCGAAAACCATGAGCGTGTCTTCATCGAGCTGGCCAAAATCCTGTTCAACCCATGGGTCGCCGGTGTGCTGCTGTCGGCCATTCTTGCGGCGGTCATGAGCACCCTGAGCTGTCAATTGCTGGTCTGCTCCAGCGCGTTGACCGAAGACTTCTACAAGGCGTTCCTGCGCAAGAGCGCATCGCAAACCGAGTTGGTGTGGGTGGGGCGAGCGATGGTTCTGCTGGTGGCACTGATTGCTATCGCCCTGGCCGCCAATCCGGAGAACCGCGTGCTTGGGCTGGTCAGCTACGCGTGGGCCGGCTTTGGCGCAGCGTTCGGTCCGGTGGTGCTGATCTCGGTGATCTGGAAAGGCATGACTCGCAACGGCGCGCTGGCAGGGATTCTAGTGGGCGCGATCACGGTAGTGGTGTGGAAGCACTTTGAGCTGCTGGGTCTGTACGAAATTATCCCGGGCTTCATCTTTGCGAGCATTGCCATTGTGGTATTCAGCGCTGTCGGCAGAGGGCCGACGCCGGGCATGTTGACGCGCTTTGAAGCAGCAGAAAAGGAATACAGGGCGGCGTAA
- the putA gene encoding trifunctional transcriptional regulator/proline dehydrogenase/L-glutamate gamma-semialdehyde dehydrogenase produces the protein MATTTLGVKLDDPTRERLKSAAQSIDRTPHWLIKQAIFNYLEKLEGGATLSELSGLGGKDADDQGDLPADVGHQAFLEFAESILPQSVLRAAITSAYRRPEPEVVPMLIEQARLPAPMADATHKLAASIAEKLRNQKSAGGRAGIVQGLLQEFSLSSQEGVALMCLAEALLRIPDKGTRDALIRDKISTGNWHPHLGNSPSLFVNAATWGLLLTGKLVSTHNEAGLTSSLSRIIGKSGEPMIRKGVDMAMRLMGEQFVTGETIAEALANASRFEAKGFRYSYDMLGEAALTEHDAQKYLASYEQAIHSIGKASHGRGIYEGPGISIKLSALHPRYSRAQYERVMDELYPRLLSLTLLAKQYDIGLNIDAEEADRLELSLDLLERLCFEPQLTGWNGIGFVIQAYQKRCPYVIDYVIDLARRSRHRLMIRLVKGAYWDSEIKRAQVEGLEGYPVYTRKVYTDVSYVACARKLLSVPEVIYPQFATHNAHTLAAIYHIAGQNYYPGQYEFQCLHGMGEPLYEQVVGKVADGKLNRPCRVYAPVGTHETLLAYLVRRLLENGANTSFVNRIADQSISIQELVADPVSSIERMATQEGGFGLPHPRIPLPRDLYGAERANSAGIDMANEHRLASLSSALLATAHNAWKAGPMLGCPVSAGTETPVLNPSDLRDVVGHVQEATLEDVDNALLSALSAGPIWQATPPAERAAILERAADLMEAEIQPLMGLLAREAGKTFANAIAEVREAVDFLRYYAVQARNDFSNDAHRPLGPVVCISPWNFPLAIFSGQVAAALAAGNPVLAKPAEQTPLIAAQAVRILLEAGIPEGVVQLLPGRGETVGARLVGDDRVKGVMFTGSTEVARLLQRNVAGRLDAQGRPIPLIAETGGQNAMIVDSSALTEQVVIDVVSSAFDSAGQRCSALRVLCLQEDSADRVIEMLKGAMAESRLGNPERLSVDIGPVIDQEAKAGIEKHIQAMRDKGRNVYQVAIADSDEIKRGTYVMPTLIELDSFDELQREIFGPVLHVVRYKRRELDQLIAQINASGYGLTLGVHTRIDETIAKVIDNVNAGNMYVNRNIVGAVVGVQPFGGEGLSGTGPKAGGPLYLYRLLSTRPADAVQKSFATRDAQQVPDTRMQESMLKPLIALKAWAGKHQLNELEALCNQFAEQSQSGVTRMLMGPTGERNSYSILPREHVLCLAEDETDLLAQLAAVMAVGSTAIIPDGEPGKSLRSRLPKEVQARLKLVADWNKDEVAIDAVLHHGDSDQLRAICQQVAQRSGAIIGVHGLSKGETNIALERLVIERALSVNTAAAGGNASLMTIG, from the coding sequence ATGGCCACCACCACCCTCGGCGTCAAACTCGACGATCCTACCCGCGAGCGACTGAAATCGGCTGCTCAATCCATCGACCGTACACCCCATTGGTTGATCAAGCAGGCGATCTTCAACTATCTCGAGAAGCTCGAGGGCGGTGCGACCCTAAGTGAACTCAGCGGTCTGGGTGGCAAAGATGCCGATGATCAGGGCGACCTGCCCGCTGACGTCGGCCATCAGGCATTCCTTGAATTCGCCGAGAGTATTCTTCCTCAGTCGGTGTTGCGCGCCGCAATCACCTCGGCCTACCGCCGTCCCGAACCTGAAGTAGTGCCCATGCTCATCGAGCAGGCACGATTGCCTGCTCCAATGGCCGACGCCACGCACAAGCTCGCCGCCTCCATAGCGGAAAAATTGCGCAATCAGAAAAGCGCCGGGGGTCGCGCTGGCATCGTCCAGGGGCTGTTGCAGGAGTTTTCGCTGTCCTCGCAGGAAGGCGTGGCGCTGATGTGCCTCGCCGAGGCCTTGCTGCGCATACCTGACAAAGGCACCCGTGACGCCTTGATCCGCGACAAGATCAGCACCGGCAACTGGCACCCGCACCTGGGCAACAGCCCGTCGCTGTTCGTCAACGCCGCCACATGGGGCCTGTTGCTGACCGGTAAACTCGTCAGCACTCACAACGAGGCCGGCCTGACCTCCTCGCTGAGCCGCATCATCGGCAAATCCGGCGAGCCAATGATCCGCAAAGGCGTGGACATGGCCATGCGCCTGATGGGCGAGCAGTTCGTCACCGGCGAAACCATCGCCGAAGCGCTGGCCAACGCCAGCAGGTTCGAGGCAAAAGGCTTCCGCTATTCCTATGACATGCTCGGCGAAGCGGCACTGACCGAGCACGACGCGCAGAAATACCTGGCGTCTTACGAGCAGGCGATTCACTCCATCGGCAAGGCCTCCCATGGCCGCGGCATCTACGAAGGCCCCGGTATCTCAATCAAGTTGTCCGCGTTGCACCCGCGCTACAGCCGCGCACAATACGAGCGCGTCATGGACGAGTTGTACCCGCGCCTGCTGTCACTGACGCTTCTGGCCAAGCAATACGACATCGGCCTGAATATCGATGCCGAAGAGGCCGATCGCCTTGAGCTGTCGCTGGACCTGCTTGAGCGCCTGTGCTTCGAGCCGCAACTGACGGGCTGGAACGGCATCGGGTTTGTGATTCAGGCCTACCAAAAGCGTTGCCCGTACGTGATCGATTACGTCATCGACCTGGCGCGCCGCAGTCGCCACCGCCTGATGATCCGCCTGGTGAAAGGGGCCTACTGGGACAGCGAGATCAAACGCGCCCAGGTTGAAGGACTGGAAGGCTACCCGGTCTACACGCGCAAGGTGTACACCGACGTTTCCTACGTCGCCTGCGCCCGCAAACTGCTGTCGGTGCCGGAAGTCATCTATCCGCAATTTGCGACGCACAACGCCCATACGCTTGCCGCCATCTATCACATCGCCGGGCAGAACTATTACCCCGGCCAGTACGAGTTCCAGTGCCTGCATGGCATGGGCGAACCCCTGTACGAGCAGGTCGTAGGCAAAGTCGCCGACGGCAAGTTGAACCGACCGTGCCGCGTGTACGCGCCTGTCGGTACCCATGAAACGCTGCTGGCGTATCTGGTTCGTCGACTGCTGGAAAACGGCGCCAACACCTCTTTTGTCAACCGGATCGCGGACCAGTCAATCTCGATTCAGGAACTGGTAGCCGATCCGGTGTCCAGCATCGAGCGCATGGCAACGCAGGAAGGCGGTTTTGGCTTGCCACACCCGCGCATTCCATTGCCGCGCGACCTTTACGGCGCCGAGCGCGCCAACTCGGCCGGTATCGACATGGCCAACGAGCACCGCCTGGCATCACTGTCTTCGGCACTCCTCGCCACTGCGCATAACGCCTGGAAGGCCGGTCCGATGCTGGGCTGCCCGGTCAGCGCCGGCACTGAAACGCCGGTCTTGAATCCGTCGGATCTGCGTGACGTCGTCGGCCACGTCCAGGAAGCAACCCTGGAAGACGTTGATAACGCCCTGCTCAGCGCCCTCAGCGCCGGGCCGATCTGGCAAGCGACGCCACCGGCTGAGCGTGCCGCGATCCTGGAGCGCGCCGCGGACCTGATGGAAGCCGAGATACAACCCTTGATGGGCCTGCTGGCTCGCGAAGCCGGCAAGACGTTCGCCAACGCCATCGCCGAAGTGCGCGAGGCTGTGGATTTCCTGCGCTACTACGCGGTCCAGGCACGCAACGATTTCAGCAATGACGCTCACCGTCCACTGGGCCCTGTAGTGTGCATCAGCCCGTGGAACTTCCCGTTGGCCATCTTCAGCGGTCAGGTGGCTGCAGCCTTGGCGGCCGGCAACCCGGTGCTCGCCAAACCCGCCGAACAGACACCACTCATTGCCGCGCAGGCCGTACGCATCCTGCTCGAAGCGGGCATTCCGGAAGGCGTGGTGCAACTGCTCCCTGGCCGCGGTGAAACCGTTGGCGCGCGGTTGGTTGGCGATGATCGCGTCAAGGGCGTCATGTTCACCGGTTCGACCGAAGTTGCCCGCTTGCTGCAGCGCAACGTTGCCGGCCGTCTTGATGCACAGGGCCGCCCTATTCCGCTGATCGCCGAAACTGGCGGCCAGAACGCAATGATCGTCGACTCCTCGGCGCTCACCGAGCAAGTGGTCATCGACGTCGTGTCGTCTGCGTTCGACAGCGCCGGCCAGCGCTGCTCCGCCTTGCGCGTCCTGTGCTTGCAGGAAGACTCTGCGGATCGCGTCATTGAAATGCTCAAAGGCGCGATGGCCGAGAGCCGTCTGGGTAACCCGGAGCGACTGTCGGTAGACATCGGCCCGGTCATCGATCAGGAAGCCAAGGCCGGCATCGAGAAGCACATTCAGGCCATGCGCGACAAAGGCCGCAACGTGTATCAGGTTGCCATTGCCGACAGCGACGAGATCAAGCGCGGTACCTACGTGATGCCGACGCTGATCGAACTCGACAGCTTCGACGAACTGCAGCGCGAAATCTTCGGCCCGGTATTGCACGTCGTGCGCTATAAGCGCCGCGAGCTTGACCAACTGATCGCGCAAATCAATGCGTCGGGTTACGGCCTGACACTCGGCGTGCATACACGCATCGACGAGACCATTGCCAAGGTCATCGACAACGTCAACGCCGGCAACATGTACGTCAACCGCAACATCGTGGGTGCTGTCGTCGGTGTGCAGCCGTTTGGTGGCGAAGGGCTGTCGGGCACCGGGCCAAAAGCCGGTGGCCCGCTGTACCTTTACCGTTTGCTGTCAACGCGCCCCGCCGACGCCGTGCAGAAGTCCTTCGCGACGCGGGATGCGCAACAGGTGCCGGACACTCGCATGCAGGAGTCGATGCTCAAGCCGTTGATCGCGCTCAAGGCGTGGGCGGGCAAGCACCAGCTCAATGAGCTGGAAGCCTTGTGCAATCAGTTCGCCGAACAGTCGCAGAGTGGCGTGACACGCATGCTCATGGGCCCGACCGGCGAGCGCAACAGCTACAGCATCCTGCCGCGCGAACACGTGTTGTGTCTGGCCGAAGACGAGACGGACCTGCTGGCGCAACTGGCAGCAGTCATGGCAGTGGGCAGCACGGCGATCATCCCGGACGGAGAGCCGGGCAAATCGCTGCGTAGCCGTCTGCCTAAAGAGGTGCAGGCACGTCTCAAACTGGTTGCCGACTGGAACAAGGACGAGGTCGCGATTGATGCGGTGCTGCATCACGGGGACTCCGACCAACTGCGCGCGATCTGCCAACAGGTCGCCCAGCGCAGCGGCGCTATCATCGGCGTGCATGGCCTCTCCAAAGGCGAGACCAACATTGCACTGGAACGTCTGGTGATCGAGCGCGCGCTGAGCGTGAACACGGCAGCAGCAGGCGGCAACGCAAGCCTGATGACCATCGGATAA
- a CDS encoding acyl-CoA dehydrogenase, translating to MSETLLSSRNLAFELYEVLDAEALTQRERFAEHSRETFDAAISTARTIAEKYFAPHNRKNDENEPRFENGAAVLIPEVKPAVDAFLEAGFLNAARDFDVGGMQLPTLLSQACFAHFQSANAATASYPFLTMGAANLIENFGTDEQKQRFLQPMIEGRFFGTMALTEPHAGSSLSDIRTRAEPAGDGTYRLRGNKIFISGGDHPLSENIVHLVLAKLPDAPPGVKGISLFIVPKFLVHEDGSLGARNDVALAGLFHKMGWRGTTSTALNFGDNGQCVGYLVGQPHQGLSCMFQMMNEARIGVGMGAVMLGYAGYLYSLEYARERPQGRLPDSKAPDGAPVSIIQHADVKRMLLMQKAYVEGSFDLGLYAARLFDDTQTGASEDVRKHAHELLDLLTPIVKSWPSEFCLKANELAIQVLGGHGYTREYPVEQYYRDNRLNPIHEGTHGIQSLDLLGRKLAQNGGAGLKQLLRLIVGTCERAKADDALVPLRQPLEQLVARLQTVTLGLLTDLSQGKVNATLANSALYLKAFGHTVIGWRWLEQAIRAQEGLDNASEADVAFYKGKLQAARYFLTWEVPGCHHELAILEKRDDACLSMQESWF from the coding sequence ATGTCCGAGACGCTGCTCAGTTCCCGAAATCTGGCTTTCGAGCTGTACGAAGTGCTGGATGCCGAGGCGCTGACACAACGTGAGCGGTTCGCCGAGCACAGCCGGGAGACCTTTGATGCGGCGATCAGCACGGCACGCACCATCGCAGAGAAATACTTCGCGCCACACAATCGTAAAAATGACGAAAACGAGCCTCGCTTCGAGAACGGCGCAGCGGTTCTGATTCCTGAGGTTAAGCCCGCCGTCGATGCCTTCCTGGAAGCGGGTTTTCTCAACGCAGCGCGTGACTTCGACGTCGGCGGCATGCAGCTGCCTACCTTGTTGTCTCAGGCGTGCTTCGCGCATTTCCAGTCCGCCAATGCCGCCACGGCGTCGTACCCGTTTCTGACGATGGGCGCGGCGAACCTTATCGAGAACTTCGGCACAGACGAACAAAAACAGCGCTTTCTACAGCCGATGATCGAGGGCCGTTTCTTCGGCACCATGGCCTTGACGGAGCCCCACGCCGGCTCCTCGCTGTCAGACATTCGCACCCGCGCCGAGCCTGCTGGGGACGGCACCTACCGCCTGCGCGGCAACAAGATTTTTATTTCAGGGGGCGATCACCCGCTTTCCGAAAACATTGTCCATCTGGTCCTGGCGAAACTGCCTGACGCGCCGCCGGGCGTGAAGGGTATCTCGTTGTTCATCGTGCCGAAGTTTCTGGTTCATGAAGACGGCAGCCTGGGCGCGCGTAACGACGTTGCGCTGGCAGGGCTTTTCCACAAGATGGGCTGGCGCGGCACCACCTCTACCGCGTTGAACTTCGGGGACAACGGGCAGTGCGTGGGTTATCTGGTGGGTCAGCCGCATCAGGGCCTGAGCTGCATGTTCCAGATGATGAATGAGGCACGCATCGGCGTCGGCATGGGAGCGGTCATGCTGGGTTACGCCGGCTACCTGTATTCACTGGAATATGCACGCGAACGCCCGCAAGGTCGGCTGCCCGACAGCAAGGCGCCGGACGGTGCGCCCGTTTCCATCATCCAGCACGCCGACGTCAAACGCATGCTGCTGATGCAGAAGGCTTATGTCGAGGGCTCCTTCGACCTGGGTCTGTACGCCGCCCGGCTGTTCGACGACACGCAGACAGGCGCAAGCGAGGACGTGCGAAAGCATGCTCACGAACTGCTTGATCTGTTGACGCCCATCGTTAAATCCTGGCCCTCGGAGTTCTGCCTGAAGGCCAACGAACTGGCGATTCAGGTGCTCGGAGGCCATGGCTACACACGTGAATACCCCGTCGAGCAGTACTACCGTGACAATCGGCTGAACCCTATCCATGAGGGCACTCACGGGATTCAGTCGCTCGACTTGCTGGGGCGCAAACTGGCGCAGAACGGCGGCGCCGGACTCAAACAACTGCTGAGGCTGATTGTCGGCACCTGCGAGCGCGCCAAGGCGGATGACGCGCTTGTCCCTTTGCGCCAGCCGCTTGAGCAACTGGTTGCCCGGTTGCAAACCGTCACCCTCGGTTTGCTGACCGACCTGAGCCAGGGCAAGGTCAATGCCACGCTGGCCAACTCGGCTCTCTACCTTAAAGCGTTCGGTCATACCGTCATCGGCTGGCGCTGGCTGGAGCAGGCGATTCGGGCCCAGGAGGGTCTGGATAATGCCAGCGAGGCGGACGTTGCTTTCTACAAAGGCAAACTGCAGGCGGCCCGTTACTTCCTGACGTGGGAAGTACCGGGCTGTCACCATGAGCTGGCCATCCTCGAAAAACGCGATGACGCGTGCCTTTCGATGCAGGAAAGCTGGTTCTGA